The following coding sequences are from one Nicotiana tabacum cultivar K326 chromosome 1, ASM71507v2, whole genome shotgun sequence window:
- the LOC107797114 gene encoding protein phosphatase EYA-like isoform X1, translated as MDQKMNVYIWDMDETLILLKSLINGTYAEAFNGSKNVQTGVEIGKMWEDHILQICDDHFFYEQVENCNMPYLDVMKQYDDGRDLTDYDFSKDGFGPPCDDLNKRKLAYRHRSIEQKYKKGLHSILDQDMIKSWSELYDVTDSYTDMWFSAAKACLEQCAVGNRDLASSSGTAVATNDTIFQHVNILVTSGSLIPSLVKCLLFGLGGLIPSENVYSSWEVGKLQCFSWIKERFSGPKVQFCVIGDGWEECEAAESMRWPFVKIDPRPSSYHRFPGLTPKELGHYLSVVYGESDSKDNDRLAPGN; from the exons ATGGATCAGAAAATGAATGTGTATATATGGGACATGGATGAAACCCTCATATTGCTAAAGTCTTTAATAAATGGTACATATGCTGAGGCATTCAATGGTTCCAAGAATGTACAGACTGGTGTGGAAATCGGGAAAATGTGGGAGGATCATATTCTTCAGATATGTGATGACCACTTTTTCTATGAGCAG GTTGAAAATTGCAATATGCCATATCTGGATGTCATGAAACAATATGATGATGGTCGAGATCTCACTGACTATGACTTCAGCAAGGACGGCTTTGGCCCCCCATGTGATGATCTTAACAAAAGGAAATTAGCGTACCGTCATCGGTCCATTGAACAGAAGTACAAAAAG GGATTACATAGTATTCTTGATCAAGACATGATTAAATCGTGGAGCGAACTTTATGACGTCACTGATAGTTACACTGACATGTGGTTCTCGGCAG CTAAGGCTTGCTTGGAACAGTGTGCAGTTGGGAATAGAGATTTGGCTTCTTCTTCGGGCACAGCTGTTGCTACCAATGATACTATATTCCAGCATGTGAATATCTTGGTGACTTCTGGATCATTGATACCCAGCTTAGTTAAATGCTTGCTCTTTGGCCTGGGTGGTTTAATCCCTAGCGAAAATG TCTACAGCTCATGGGAAGTGGGCAAGCTCCAGTGCTTCTCATGGATAAAGGAGCGGTTCAGTGGGCCGAAGGTGCAATTTTGTGTTATTGGTGATGGATGGGAAGAATGTGAAGCAGCAGAAAGTATGAGATGGCCATTTGTCAAAATTGACCCACGGCCAAGCAGTTACCATCGGTTTCCAGGTTTAACACCAAAAGAACTGGGGCACTACTTGTCTGTTGTGTATGGTGAGTCTGATTCAAAAGATAATGATAGATTAGCTCCTGGCAATTGA
- the LOC107797114 gene encoding protein phosphatase EYA-like isoform X2: protein MWEDHILQICDDHFFYEQVENCNMPYLDVMKQYDDGRDLTDYDFSKDGFGPPCDDLNKRKLAYRHRSIEQKYKKGLHSILDQDMIKSWSELYDVTDSYTDMWFSAAKACLEQCAVGNRDLASSSGTAVATNDTIFQHVNILVTSGSLIPSLVKCLLFGLGGLIPSENVYSSWEVGKLQCFSWIKERFSGPKVQFCVIGDGWEECEAAESMRWPFVKIDPRPSSYHRFPGLTPKELGHYLSVVYGESDSKDNDRLAPGN, encoded by the exons ATGTGGGAGGATCATATTCTTCAGATATGTGATGACCACTTTTTCTATGAGCAG GTTGAAAATTGCAATATGCCATATCTGGATGTCATGAAACAATATGATGATGGTCGAGATCTCACTGACTATGACTTCAGCAAGGACGGCTTTGGCCCCCCATGTGATGATCTTAACAAAAGGAAATTAGCGTACCGTCATCGGTCCATTGAACAGAAGTACAAAAAG GGATTACATAGTATTCTTGATCAAGACATGATTAAATCGTGGAGCGAACTTTATGACGTCACTGATAGTTACACTGACATGTGGTTCTCGGCAG CTAAGGCTTGCTTGGAACAGTGTGCAGTTGGGAATAGAGATTTGGCTTCTTCTTCGGGCACAGCTGTTGCTACCAATGATACTATATTCCAGCATGTGAATATCTTGGTGACTTCTGGATCATTGATACCCAGCTTAGTTAAATGCTTGCTCTTTGGCCTGGGTGGTTTAATCCCTAGCGAAAATG TCTACAGCTCATGGGAAGTGGGCAAGCTCCAGTGCTTCTCATGGATAAAGGAGCGGTTCAGTGGGCCGAAGGTGCAATTTTGTGTTATTGGTGATGGATGGGAAGAATGTGAAGCAGCAGAAAGTATGAGATGGCCATTTGTCAAAATTGACCCACGGCCAAGCAGTTACCATCGGTTTCCAGGTTTAACACCAAAAGAACTGGGGCACTACTTGTCTGTTGTGTATGGTGAGTCTGATTCAAAAGATAATGATAGATTAGCTCCTGGCAATTGA